GTCGTGGAATTGTGGTTTGTGGGTCAGTTCTTGGCGTTTCTCTACTTCctcaaatttattcatttccaATCAATATATCttcacattatttattttatttttcactttgcAACAACCTTATTTGAAATCTTAACCAAACAATTAACAACACAaccataacaaaataataataataataactcaaTTCAATACCATataatctcaaaattaattgaatctATGTATCTTTTATAAAGAGTTTTTCTATGCCGATTTCTTCACGTATATAACCTATGTTTGGAAGTAGAGTATCCAAAGAAATACAATTTATGACCTAACAACACAACttagtgaaaaataatttggacTCTTACTTAATTTGAGAATTCTCTCTCAATCAAGCTTTGATGCACTCTTCTAAGGGTGGGAAACTCTTAATTCTTCCCTTGTCTCAACTTAAGATAGCCTAGAGGGCCAGAACACCATATAACACGTTTCTTTTccttatgtattttttatatatttttcctttgttgCCTTCTTATAGCATTCATAATGTGAATAGCTCTCCTAACTTAGAGTTatctaaaaaaagatattattgATTACCGTCTGAATTTGATGTGTTTTCGTAATTTGTCTACTGTGGTTtctaataattcttttttgggatagttgcaaatttagcaattaaatttaaattaattaagtatatagcacagttttaaaaaatttacaaatatagcaaaatttgtcaaattttatcaatgatataagtctatcactgatagaccatgttgcaaatattggtctatcactgatatatcatatgaagtctatcagcgatacaagtctatcagtgatagttttgctatatttgtaattttttaaaaaagttgctatatccttaattattattgctaaaatagtcatctattacaatttttctaatttatagaGTTCATCACTAACAGAAACATCAAGCATTagatctaaaaaaataattttatattttgcattGTGTTATATCTTGTAATACTTTGAgcaaaaatattgttatatagatagttacaaatatagcaataaAATATAcgaatacaaaataattttaaaatgaagcaaattttaaaataaactttgttGAGTATGTCAAGGTGTTAATTATTAcgagcattttttaaaataacaaaataaattaaaatattttctaagttatagtaaaattttatattctatcaatcatatctatttatagatttttatggatatatattattaataaaatctgaaaaatttgttatatgttataaatattgggttaaatttactcttttttataattatttaattattgttgataaattttaattttttaaaaagagtaaTGTACAGTTAGCTATTAGAGTCAAGAAACACCGTGGGGTTTGGACCCAACATTTATAGCCCAATagataactaaaaataaaaatccaaaagaaaaatgtggaTGTGACTCTTTAGTCGTTTTTCACGTGTATTGGCATCAGATCTATTACACTTTTATTCTTCACCAACTCATTCTTAatataaaatcataataaacaaaaataggcTTCATATATCTTTCtatcatttatcaaattctgTAATTATGTTCCCTACGTGACCAAAATTTTCACGCGTGAAACTAGGGATGGAGAGatacacaaaataaatttaagtattACTCATTAATAAATGTCTCGTTTTAACGAATAGAACCATATGGTAAttgacatgatttttttttttcaaaggtaAGAGGTGTGTTTGTTGGATTCCTTCAAATAAATAGATCTGGAAAGGACAACATTTTTCTAAAGCAATCCTTTAGAATaaattgttgtatttttgcTCACAATAtttacttcttttcttctacttcttctttacttcttttcttctacttcttctattcttcttctatttaaggtctaaaatattgaaactctGTTGAAGGGAAggattagaaaaagaaaaagaaaagtatttgatagaaaatggattcaaattcaaaagtgtATTCCTTTGATGAAGTTGCAAAGCACAACCAGCAGAAGGATTGTTGGCTTATAATCTCTGGATATGTATGTTCtttatttcccttttcttcttgttgAATAACTCTCTCTAcctaatttacaaatatattcattGCTTGATTAATTAGTATTTCTATTACATATCATCATAATAAGATTTGGATTAATGTTAATGCGCATTCTGTTGTGTCTAAGTTTTAGAAGAGTGTGAGTGTTGTTGTGTTTATAGTTAGTTCTTGTCTGAAGTGGTTTTGGAGGATTGTGAAGCTAAATGTGTATTGTTTTTAGGTGTACGACGTGACTTCATTTTTGCCGGACCATCCAGGCGGCGATGAGCTTCTGCTACTTGCAGTGGGTGAGATGGCTACACACCCATTTCTAATCATACAAATCCATATCTCTActtaattactttttctaaTGTTTTATATATGCACATTAACATGGTTTACTTACTATACATTTTACTCTTTATACTTTTACGAATCTTAAAATTAGTCTCCTCTTGTTTCCTTCAAATTAAGATTCATGCAACTTTTCAAAGGATGACCCTTGAATCACCAtccaattttaacattttgctTAACTATATATTTAGTGCTACAAAAACGAATTCAGCTTACGTTTTCTTGTATTTactttaacattttctaaCGACTAGTTGAAGTATTTTGTGGATTAATTAACGTGATAGATTTGAATATATGCAGAAAAAGATGCaacatttgattttaagaGTGTTGGACATAGCGAATTAGCTCatgagaagatgaaaatgtaTCAAATAGGGAAGATCGACATGTCGACTCTCcctgaaaaacaaaagtacGTGGAAAGTGCACCATATCAACGAACTCCAAGTCTATTTTCCTTCTCACCCATCCATCTTCTACTCCCTATTTTGCTCTTAGCCTTGGCTTTTGCATTTCCCTACTTCAAACTTAAGGCctaaaattcatattattttacatttctaTTTTACTTTCCCACAAGTATTATTATAGCCTATGGGctataaaataacaatttctaGCAACTTCGTGATTGAATCGTTCAATGGATTTCTACctctttacttctttttcaatacTTCTATATCGTTATTCTTAGTTTTCTTGTCAAAATGATTATattgttaaatattaataatttgatcaACAAAtcttagaaatataaaataaattacaataagtttaataaattgtaataatatttttattgagaaattcTACAacaatgtatatatgtttttaaatgattaaacgATTATTATTGCATAGGAAATTATAATGaatagaaattttagaaataataattaagtactatatttacagttttttttaaaaaaggttgatatataattcaatatttcatTGCTTAATGTAATGGATGGACCCAAGCTGCTCGAATTCAAACCATTGATCCAATGAGCCAATTCAAGCCTGAGTTGGATATGGATCTTGCTTTTGAGGATTTGGACTGGGCCTGGGACATAATTTCCCATCAACCATATGTATTATTAGGCCCAAGAGTGGATCCGCATTGTTCTTAAAAGCTTGCTTTGGTTGCTCTTAGTTGGCCCTACCATATATCTTATTCAAACCCTTCATTTCTAAATTGAATAATGTTTAAACATTTTAGTCAAATTCGATTTATGTTTTGCTTCGATTTGATCCTTCAAGTTTGAGATTTAATATATTCActaaatatatactttaattgtcgattaattgatattttaaaaaaataagtaattaaatGTCCGTATTTTTCAACtcactattaaaattaatttcaatttttttacttatttattctaGATTAGTTAATagacattaaataaaaaaaggatcctaaataaaagaatggttgaaaatattaacaaaatatagcaaaagtttagattatatcaatttgtataggtgtctatcaatatatttggtaaatatttaatttattttgctatatctaAAATGTCCATCTATGGACAAAGTGagtatttaattatgtttaaacatataaatctaaaaatttagattcaCAACTTGAAAGAAGGAAAACTCAAATCTAACACATAAAAGTATggcattttaaattttatagattaaagaaaaaaaaaaaagtagttttggaTGTTTGCATCCATTTGAGACGTCAAACCTTTCATATTCTCCTAAGTGAAATTTGTTGATGAGTTAAGCCACTTGTGATAAGTGGATTTTGTTTAAGCCACTTGGTTACTTTCATCTTTTAGAAGGCCAATAAATGTGCAGGTTCAATCATGTTTTTAATCGTGATAACCACGTTAGACAATAGTAAACTACTAACACATGTCTATTAGAAtgcatatataaattatttggatTGTTTTTGTCCTTTAAcataatttctaaaagaaaaactaattaaaaagtGTACtggtttgattattttaaaaatggtgtaaagaaaccaaaatttgtaataaataatacttttgAAATGAAACATAGAAGCTACAAAAAGTTGCCTACACGTCTCctcaacaaaaacaactttgAATTAATACACTCTTTGTATTCTTTGTATTctcttcattcttttattttatttattgattttcaacAAATCATTAGGTACCTTGCAAATA
This DNA window, taken from Cucumis sativus cultivar 9930 chromosome 6, Cucumber_9930_V3, whole genome shotgun sequence, encodes the following:
- the LOC101207730 gene encoding cytochrome b5; translated protein: MDSNSKVYSFDEVAKHNQQKDCWLIISGYVYDVTSFLPDHPGGDELLLLAVEKDATFDFKSVGHSELAHEKMKMYQIGKIDMSTLPEKQKYVESAPYQRTPSLFSFSPIHLLLPILLLALAFAFPYFKLKA